The following are encoded together in the Desulfoplanes formicivorans genome:
- a CDS encoding efflux transporter outer membrane subunit produces MRLSLCLSFVIILVVVTGCAPFAPRSADIALPDLPARYSLYVENATLSMPWWQEFGSSELDRLMDIALSQGFSIRQARARLDQARASALKAGASLVPSVSLEAGSSHTRQKWKNGSSSGQTYTTTKEHSLGLAAQYELDLWDRIGSTREAERLEAQATQEDVHTAFMTLSGQIVENWVEILQVRGEQALVKEQIQTNERYLEVLELRFDNSLSTALDVLQQREALARSRAMLPTLEARERVLMHETAVLMGKSPDFDLGLTGHGLPEPLPLPGTGIPADLLASRPDVRAAGLRLKSSQWEIASARADRLPAITITGRAEYSSDQFNTLFDNWLANLAAGLTGPIFDGNRRSAEVDRTRAVARERLAAYQQTVMEAVRDVENALVNIDKQQAYLAATQKQLDIARMTLQQARQRYENGVVTYLTVLTSLLNVQSLERTLVQGQADLLLYQVGLHRALGGTWYRKLEEQAQTSIHDKAVTPTMDTTHTSEQGQS; encoded by the coding sequence ATGCGGTTGTCGCTTTGTTTGTCATTTGTCATCATTCTGGTTGTCGTGACGGGTTGTGCTCCCTTTGCACCCCGATCAGCGGACATCGCCCTGCCGGATCTTCCTGCCAGGTATTCGCTGTATGTCGAGAATGCTACCCTGAGCATGCCCTGGTGGCAGGAGTTCGGGAGCAGCGAACTGGATCGGTTGATGGATATTGCCCTCAGTCAGGGGTTTTCCATCCGTCAGGCCCGGGCCCGTCTCGACCAGGCCCGGGCTTCAGCCCTCAAGGCCGGGGCTTCCCTTGTTCCCTCGGTTTCCCTGGAGGCGGGATCGTCTCATACCCGGCAGAAGTGGAAAAATGGTTCCAGCAGCGGGCAGACATACACGACCACCAAGGAGCATTCCCTGGGGCTGGCCGCCCAGTATGAACTGGATCTCTGGGACCGGATCGGGTCCACGCGTGAGGCCGAGCGCCTTGAAGCCCAGGCCACCCAGGAAGATGTGCACACCGCCTTCATGACCCTGTCCGGTCAGATTGTCGAAAACTGGGTCGAGATTCTCCAGGTGCGCGGGGAGCAGGCCCTGGTCAAGGAGCAGATTCAAACCAATGAGCGGTATCTTGAGGTTCTGGAACTGCGATTCGACAATTCTCTTTCCACCGCATTGGATGTTTTGCAGCAACGCGAGGCACTGGCCCGTTCCCGGGCCATGCTTCCCACACTTGAAGCCCGGGAACGGGTGCTCATGCATGAAACTGCGGTCCTCATGGGCAAATCGCCTGATTTTGATCTCGGTCTGACCGGCCATGGTCTGCCCGAGCCCCTGCCTCTGCCCGGCACAGGCATTCCGGCCGATCTTTTGGCCAGCCGTCCCGATGTGCGGGCCGCCGGGCTGCGTCTCAAGTCTTCCCAGTGGGAAATCGCCAGTGCCCGGGCTGATCGACTTCCCGCCATCACCATAACGGGCAGGGCTGAATATTCCAGTGATCAGTTCAACACCCTGTTTGACAATTGGCTGGCCAATCTGGCCGCAGGGCTGACTGGGCCGATTTTTGACGGCAATCGTCGATCGGCCGAAGTGGACAGAACCCGGGCTGTGGCTCGTGAACGTCTGGCCGCGTATCAGCAGACTGTCATGGAAGCGGTCCGGGACGTGGAAAACGCCCTGGTGAACATTGACAAGCAGCAGGCCTATCTTGCGGCCACCCAGAAGCAACTGGACATCGCCCGGATGACCTTGCAGCAGGCCAGGCAGCGCTATGAAAACGGGGTGGTCACCTATTTGACTGTACTGACCAGCCTCCTGAACGTGCAGTCGTTGGAACGAACCCTGGTCCAGGGCCAGGCCGATCTGCTTTTGTATCAGGTGGGCCTGCATCGGGCACTGGGGGGAACATGGTATCGCAAGCTGGAAGAGCAGGCGCAGACATCGATCCATGACAAAGCGGTCACGCCGACCATGGACACCACGCATACCAGTGAACAAGGACAATCATGA
- a CDS encoding YhdT family protein: MQQDRRFRIASREALWCILLTLANFVWWYGFAYGLGSGPAESFTFILGLPAWFFMSCVAGFPLFGILAWIMVRFAFTDMPLDPESSEDPRTHQ; encoded by the coding sequence ATGCAACAGGACCGACGATTTCGCATCGCATCCAGGGAAGCCCTTTGGTGCATCCTTTTGACCCTGGCCAACTTCGTGTGGTGGTACGGTTTCGCCTATGGACTGGGCAGTGGCCCGGCTGAATCCTTCACCTTCATCCTCGGCCTTCCGGCCTGGTTTTTCATGAGCTGTGTGGCCGGATTTCCCCTGTTTGGCATCCTGGCCTGGATCATGGTCAGATTCGCCTTCACCGACATGCCCCTTGATCCCGAATCTTCCGAAGACCCAAGGACGCATCAATGA
- a CDS encoding efflux RND transporter periplasmic adaptor subunit — translation MTESNSIRRQWCRKIFGFLLPVVIVVLGALGAKYFLDSRPKPTKKARITLAPLVTVQKAAFGKEQVVIQAMGTVVPARETVLSPQVAGRIVHLARGFEPGGILAQGTRVAGIDPKDFELNVQQKQMALVQAKAALALEQGQQAVARKEWELLRGNRNMSSEEATLALRKPQLEQAQADVTKARLDLQQAELDLARTSVVAPFNCLVLEKNVDLGAQVSTQTTIATLVGTDAYWVETSIPRDRLSWIKVPKGAAGTGSTARIRSAVTDNARTGQVIRLLGDIESQGRMARVLVRVDDPLFLKENDPSQVPLLLGEYVHVDILGRVLEHVVAIPRDALRDGNTIWIATRKNTLDIRSVEIVWRDAHVVYLAGGVQDGEQIILSDIAAPVQGMEVRIADEVSGAATGTIKGSAKNS, via the coding sequence ATGACGGAATCAAACAGCATACGCAGACAGTGGTGCAGGAAGATCTTCGGTTTTCTCCTGCCTGTGGTCATTGTCGTTCTGGGGGCCTTGGGAGCCAAGTATTTTCTCGACTCAAGGCCCAAGCCCACGAAAAAGGCCCGGATCACCCTGGCACCCTTGGTGACGGTGCAGAAGGCCGCCTTCGGCAAGGAACAGGTCGTTATCCAGGCCATGGGAACGGTTGTGCCCGCGCGGGAGACCGTGCTCAGCCCCCAGGTGGCGGGCCGCATTGTCCATCTGGCCCGGGGATTCGAGCCGGGCGGGATCCTGGCTCAGGGAACCCGTGTGGCGGGCATTGATCCCAAGGATTTTGAGTTGAACGTGCAACAGAAACAAATGGCCCTGGTGCAGGCCAAGGCGGCCCTGGCCCTGGAACAGGGGCAGCAGGCCGTGGCCCGGAAAGAGTGGGAGCTGTTGCGTGGGAATCGGAACATGTCGTCGGAAGAGGCGACCCTTGCTCTGCGCAAGCCTCAATTGGAGCAGGCCCAGGCCGATGTGACCAAGGCCCGTCTGGATCTTCAGCAGGCCGAACTTGATCTTGCAAGGACATCGGTGGTTGCCCCGTTCAATTGTCTTGTTCTGGAAAAGAACGTTGATCTGGGTGCCCAGGTGTCCACGCAAACAACGATTGCAACCCTTGTGGGCACGGATGCCTATTGGGTGGAGACCTCCATCCCTCGTGACCGGCTGTCATGGATCAAGGTGCCCAAGGGGGCAGCGGGTACCGGCAGCACGGCCCGCATCCGTTCGGCCGTGACAGACAACGCGCGAACCGGTCAGGTCATCCGGCTTCTCGGGGATATCGAATCCCAGGGACGCATGGCCAGGGTGCTTGTGCGGGTGGATGACCCCCTTTTTCTCAAGGAGAACGATCCTTCCCAGGTGCCCCTTTTGCTGGGAGAATATGTACATGTGGACATTTTGGGCCGGGTTCTCGAACATGTGGTTGCCATACCCAGGGATGCCCTGCGTGATGGCAATACCATCTGGATAGCCACCCGGAAGAACACCCTGGACATCCGTTCTGTGGAGATTGTCTGGCGTGATGCCCATGTGGTCTATCTTGCCGGAGGCGTGCAGGATGGAGAGCAGATCATTCTTTCGGATATCGCCGCTCCGGTTCAGGGCATGGAAGTACGGATCGCGGATGAGGTATCCGGGGCCGCCACAGGTACCATCAAGGGGAGCGCGAAGAACTCATGA
- the cutA gene encoding divalent-cation tolerance protein CutA translates to MKEPTHIIVLTTCPSPKEAKQLAAGLVECGLAACVQCSAITSTYTWQGRVTSEQETQVWIKTKNSLYTRVENFIQRVHPYDVPEILALPVIGGSRTYLQWIDQVTQND, encoded by the coding sequence ATGAAAGAACCAACCCACATCATTGTTCTCACCACCTGCCCGTCTCCAAAAGAGGCGAAACAACTGGCAGCCGGCCTTGTGGAATGCGGGCTGGCAGCCTGCGTCCAATGCTCGGCCATTACCAGCACCTACACCTGGCAGGGCAGGGTAACCAGCGAACAGGAAACCCAGGTCTGGATCAAGACGAAAAATTCCCTCTACACCCGGGTGGAAAACTTCATCCAGCGTGTTCACCCCTATGATGTTCCGGAGATCCTGGCCCTGCCGGTCATTGGCGGCTCCAGGACGTATCTGCAATGGATTGATCAGGTCACCCAAAACGATTGA
- a CDS encoding FeoB-associated Cys-rich membrane protein — MSWDSIFVYVIIIIAAVYIISRFVRRKGLGCSGCPGNCSGTEDGEACRACPMAQHTLRDKDETSSSDKDASS, encoded by the coding sequence ATGTCCTGGGACAGTATTTTTGTTTATGTGATCATCATCATCGCCGCCGTGTACATCATCAGTCGGTTCGTGCGCAGGAAAGGACTCGGCTGTTCGGGCTGCCCGGGAAATTGTTCGGGAACCGAGGACGGCGAGGCCTGCAGAGCCTGTCCCATGGCCCAGCACACCCTCAGGGACAAGGACGAGACGTCTTCCAGTGACAAGGATGCGTCCTCGTAA
- a CDS encoding efflux RND transporter permease subunit gives MSTFSTSSKGPIAWMAGNSVAANLIMIVCLIGGLIVGSHIKQEVFPDFDLDMVSVTVAYPGASPEEVEKGIILPIEEAVQGLDGVDDVTSSASEGSGSVIVEIVEGENIQRLAQDIQSEVDRITSFPDDAEEPSVTIVSRKREVVSLALHGAQSDWVLRETAEDLRDRLIQDPNITQVELHGVRDYEISVEVPQENLRRYNLTIAEVAARIDKASVDLPGGGIKTSGGEILVRVKERKDYGREFGKIPIITGNDGTSVLLEDIAEINDGFEDSDIFASFDGQPAVLIDVYRIGDQTPIDVADAVKRNVETFRQILPQGLSLNILKDRSNVYKQRLELLLTNGYMGLGLVFLCLALFLEARLAFWVSMGIPISFLGSLLLLPGFGVTINMISLFAFIITLGIVVDDAIVVGENVYNYHQKGMSFLDAAIQGAREIAMPVTFSVLTNVVTFMPMYFVPGVMGKVFRQIPLVVVSVFAVSLVESLLVLPAHLGHQRDRRRSGITGWMHGMQQRFSKWFIHVVKTKYGPFLDLTLKYRYLTMSVGVAILLVTVGYVQSGRMGLTLFPKIEADYAKVTAVLPYGTAVEKTKEIQKILVDAGREVGEENGGDQLVTGIFARIMDGGSTSEVRVYLTDPEVRPVSTADFTRMWRERVGDLVGLEYITYESDSGGPGSGKSLTVELSHRDINVLEKASAELARELEVYPNVKDIDDGFSPGKRQYDFKIRDSARGLGLRAEDVARQVRYAFYGAEALRQQRGRNEVKVMVRLPKSERVLEHNIEELILRTPSGVEIPLREAVTMTPGRAYTTIDRHNGRRTVEVTANVIPQSKANEILNALMAESLPWLVEKYPGLSYGFEGKQADMRESMSSLVEGLLLALLVIYGLLAVPFRSYAQPLIIMVSIPFGIVGAVLGHLLMGYSLSLMSLFGIVALSGVVVNDSLVLINFANRKRQENGMNAHDAVLSAGVARFRPIILTTLTTFGGLAPMIFETSRQARFLIPMAISLGFGIVFATLITLVLVPSLYMVIVDAIEILRCRGK, from the coding sequence ATGAGCACGTTTTCCACCTCCTCCAAGGGTCCCATTGCATGGATGGCTGGCAATTCCGTTGCCGCCAATCTGATCATGATCGTCTGTCTCATCGGCGGGTTGATCGTAGGCAGTCATATCAAGCAGGAGGTCTTTCCCGATTTCGATCTGGATATGGTCAGCGTGACCGTTGCCTATCCCGGAGCCAGTCCCGAAGAGGTTGAAAAAGGGATCATCCTGCCCATTGAGGAGGCCGTTCAGGGCCTCGACGGTGTGGATGACGTCACATCTTCGGCAAGCGAGGGCTCGGGATCGGTTATCGTTGAGATCGTTGAAGGAGAAAATATCCAGCGTCTTGCCCAGGACATCCAGAGCGAAGTGGACAGGATCACCTCGTTTCCTGATGACGCCGAAGAACCCAGCGTGACCATCGTGTCCCGCAAGCGCGAAGTCGTGTCCCTTGCCCTGCATGGTGCTCAATCCGACTGGGTGCTGCGGGAAACGGCAGAAGATTTGCGGGACCGCTTGATCCAGGACCCGAACATCACCCAAGTGGAGCTTCACGGCGTGCGCGATTACGAAATCAGCGTGGAGGTCCCCCAGGAAAACCTGCGCCGGTACAATCTGACCATTGCCGAAGTGGCTGCCCGTATTGACAAGGCCTCGGTTGACCTTCCCGGTGGCGGGATCAAAACCAGTGGTGGAGAAATTCTTGTCCGGGTCAAGGAACGCAAGGATTACGGACGGGAGTTCGGCAAAATTCCCATCATCACCGGCAATGACGGAACCAGTGTCCTGCTGGAGGATATCGCCGAGATCAATGACGGGTTTGAGGACAGTGACATCTTTGCCTCGTTTGACGGGCAGCCGGCCGTCCTCATTGATGTCTATAGAATTGGTGACCAGACACCCATTGATGTGGCCGACGCTGTCAAACGCAATGTCGAGACCTTCAGGCAGATCCTTCCCCAGGGACTTTCCCTGAACATCTTGAAGGATCGTTCCAATGTCTACAAGCAGCGTCTCGAACTGTTGCTCACCAACGGTTACATGGGGCTTGGACTGGTGTTTCTGTGCCTGGCCCTGTTTCTCGAGGCCCGCCTTGCGTTCTGGGTAAGCATGGGCATTCCCATCTCCTTTCTGGGCTCGCTGCTGCTTTTGCCCGGGTTTGGGGTGACCATCAACATGATCTCCCTGTTCGCCTTCATCATTACCCTGGGTATTGTGGTGGACGATGCCATTGTGGTGGGCGAAAACGTGTACAATTACCACCAGAAGGGCATGTCCTTTCTGGACGCTGCCATCCAGGGGGCCCGGGAAATCGCCATGCCCGTGACTTTCAGCGTGCTGACCAATGTGGTGACCTTCATGCCCATGTATTTTGTGCCCGGGGTCATGGGAAAGGTTTTCAGACAGATTCCCCTGGTGGTTGTCAGCGTGTTTGCCGTTTCCCTGGTGGAAAGTCTGCTCGTGCTTCCGGCCCATCTGGGGCATCAGCGTGACCGGCGCCGCAGCGGGATCACCGGCTGGATGCACGGCATGCAACAGCGCTTCAGCAAGTGGTTCATTCATGTGGTCAAGACCAAGTACGGTCCGTTTCTGGATCTGACCCTCAAGTACAGGTATCTGACCATGTCGGTGGGCGTGGCCATCCTGCTGGTGACCGTCGGATACGTGCAAAGCGGTCGCATGGGCTTGACCCTGTTCCCCAAGATCGAGGCCGACTATGCCAAGGTGACTGCCGTGCTTCCCTATGGAACGGCCGTGGAAAAGACCAAGGAGATCCAGAAAATCCTGGTGGATGCCGGCAGGGAAGTGGGAGAAGAAAATGGCGGGGACCAATTGGTCACCGGTATTTTTGCCCGCATCATGGACGGGGGCTCCACCTCCGAGGTTCGGGTCTATCTCACCGATCCCGAGGTTCGGCCCGTGAGCACGGCCGATTTCACCCGCATGTGGCGCGAACGTGTTGGCGATCTGGTGGGTCTGGAATACATTACCTATGAATCGGATTCCGGAGGGCCGGGTTCGGGCAAGTCCCTGACCGTGGAGCTCAGCCACCGGGACATCAATGTTCTGGAAAAGGCCAGTGCAGAACTGGCCCGTGAGCTGGAAGTCTATCCCAACGTCAAGGACATTGATGACGGATTTTCTCCGGGCAAACGGCAGTATGATTTCAAAATTCGCGACTCCGCCCGGGGGCTGGGACTTCGGGCCGAAGATGTGGCCAGACAGGTGAGGTATGCCTTTTACGGGGCCGAGGCCCTGCGCCAGCAGCGGGGCAGAAACGAGGTCAAGGTCATGGTCCGGCTGCCCAAATCCGAACGGGTTCTGGAGCACAATATCGAAGAACTCATTCTCCGGACGCCTTCGGGAGTGGAGATCCCCCTGCGCGAGGCCGTGACCATGACACCGGGCCGGGCGTATACCACCATTGACAGGCATAACGGGCGAAGGACCGTGGAGGTGACTGCCAATGTCATTCCCCAGAGCAAGGCCAACGAAATCCTCAATGCCCTGATGGCCGAGAGCCTGCCCTGGCTGGTTGAGAAGTATCCCGGCCTTTCCTACGGGTTCGAGGGCAAGCAGGCCGACATGCGCGAGTCCATGTCCAGCCTTGTGGAAGGATTGCTTCTGGCCTTGCTTGTCATCTACGGGCTCCTGGCCGTGCCCTTCCGCAGTTATGCCCAGCCGTTGATCATCATGGTCAGCATCCCCTTCGGCATTGTGGGTGCGGTCCTCGGTCATCTGCTCATGGGATATTCCCTGAGCCTCATGAGCCTGTTCGGTATTGTTGCCCTGTCCGGGGTGGTGGTCAACGATTCCCTGGTGCTCATCAATTTTGCCAACCGCAAGCGTCAGGAAAACGGGATGAATGCCCATGATGCGGTCCTTTCTGCCGGTGTTGCCCGGTTTCGGCCGATCATTCTGACTACATTGACCACCTTTGGCGGTCTGGCTCCCATGATTTTCGAGACTTCCAGGCAGGCCCGATTTCTCATCCCCATGGCCATCTCCCTGGGATTCGGCATCGTCTTTGCCACCCTGATCACCCTGGTTCTGGTGCCCTCCCTGTACATGGTCATTGTTGATGCCATTGAGATACTGCGTTGCAGGGGCAAATGA
- a CDS encoding FeoA family protein, translating into MFSGKRCRRRGIRRHGKCSGCSLRAQCPLSKLQRGEKRLVACMKSNRQLIGHLAAMGILPGTEINVVSNNDSSLVVGVRGGRVTLSREIADTIMVA; encoded by the coding sequence ATGTTTTCAGGCAAACGGTGCAGACGACGGGGAATACGGCGACACGGCAAGTGCTCGGGTTGCAGTTTGAGGGCCCAATGTCCTCTTTCCAAGCTTCAAAGAGGTGAAAAGCGATTGGTGGCCTGCATGAAATCGAACCGACAGTTGATTGGTCATTTGGCGGCCATGGGCATCCTGCCTGGAACCGAGATCAATGTAGTCAGCAATAACGACAGCTCGCTGGTCGTTGGAGTCCGGGGCGGACGCGTGACCTTGTCCCGGGAAATCGCGGACACGATCATGGTTGCCTGA
- the panF gene encoding sodium/pantothenate symporter gives MTVNLEVLIPLGIYLIFVYLLAVYANRVLSRSGNFLQEYFIGSRSMNGIMLAMTLVATYISASSFVGGPGVAYKMGLGWVLLAMIQVPTAWLTLGVLGKKFAIVARRIDAVTINDFLWARYENRAVVILATLSLVIFFIAAMVAQFIGGARLFETATGLPYHVGLTIFAVTVILYTTLGGFRAVVLTDVVQGIVMLLGTAALFVGIVNVGGGMTAIVQKMQAIDPGLITPFGPKAFLAKPFILSFWVLVCFGVIGLPHTAVRCFSYRDSRSMHTAIVVSTFVLGFLVLGMHLCGALGRAIIPDLTVGDKIMPALSLAILPPVVAGIFLAGPLAAIMSTIDSQLILASATLIRDLAVKHIPMQQPADDSRLHKLSFYCTALLGIIVFMASLRPPDLIVWINLFAFGGMQATFLWPVVLGLYWKRANAQGALCSMMAGLATYFAMVIWVKRFMGMHVIVPTLAISLIAFVVVSMKTREPRKHITRIFFQKISQ, from the coding sequence ATGACAGTCAATCTGGAAGTGCTCATCCCCCTGGGAATCTATCTGATCTTTGTCTATCTGCTGGCTGTCTACGCCAACCGGGTACTTTCCCGTTCGGGCAATTTTCTGCAGGAATACTTCATTGGCAGCCGGTCCATGAACGGCATCATGCTGGCCATGACACTGGTGGCCACCTATATCAGCGCCAGCAGTTTCGTGGGCGGCCCGGGCGTGGCCTACAAAATGGGGCTGGGATGGGTGCTCCTGGCCATGATCCAGGTGCCCACGGCCTGGCTGACCCTGGGAGTGCTGGGCAAAAAATTCGCCATTGTGGCCCGGCGTATCGACGCGGTGACCATCAACGACTTTCTGTGGGCGCGCTATGAGAACCGGGCCGTGGTCATCCTGGCCACCCTGAGTCTGGTCATCTTCTTTATCGCCGCCATGGTCGCCCAGTTCATTGGCGGGGCCCGGCTTTTCGAGACAGCCACGGGTCTTCCCTATCATGTCGGGTTGACCATCTTTGCCGTCACCGTGATTTTGTACACGACTCTTGGGGGCTTCAGGGCGGTTGTGCTCACGGATGTGGTCCAGGGCATTGTCATGCTCCTGGGTACGGCAGCCCTTTTTGTCGGCATTGTGAACGTGGGCGGCGGCATGACCGCCATTGTCCAGAAGATGCAGGCCATTGATCCCGGTCTGATCACGCCTTTTGGCCCCAAGGCCTTTCTGGCCAAACCATTCATTCTCTCCTTCTGGGTCCTGGTCTGCTTCGGAGTCATCGGCCTGCCGCACACGGCCGTGCGCTGTTTCAGCTACAGGGACAGCCGGTCCATGCACACGGCCATCGTGGTCAGCACCTTTGTTCTCGGCTTCCTTGTTCTGGGCATGCATTTGTGCGGCGCCCTGGGCAGGGCCATCATTCCGGATCTGACCGTGGGCGACAAGATCATGCCCGCCCTGAGCCTGGCCATTCTCCCGCCCGTGGTGGCCGGAATCTTCCTGGCCGGTCCCCTGGCCGCCATCATGTCCACCATTGATTCCCAGCTCATTCTGGCGTCCGCCACCCTGATCCGCGACCTGGCCGTCAAACACATCCCCATGCAGCAACCGGCTGACGACTCCAGACTGCACAAACTGAGCTTCTACTGCACAGCCCTTTTGGGAATCATCGTATTCATGGCCTCGTTGCGGCCGCCCGACCTGATCGTGTGGATCAACCTGTTTGCCTTTGGAGGGATGCAGGCCACCTTTCTCTGGCCCGTTGTTCTGGGGTTGTACTGGAAACGGGCCAATGCCCAGGGCGCCCTCTGCTCCATGATGGCGGGCCTTGCCACCTATTTTGCCATGGTCATCTGGGTCAAACGATTCATGGGCATGCATGTCATCGTGCCCACCCTGGCCATCTCCCTCATCGCCTTTGTCGTGGTCAGCATGAAGACCCGGGAACCCCGCAAGCATATTACCCGAATATTCTTTCAGAAAATATCGCAATAA